In the genome of Carnobacterium pleistocenium FTR1, one region contains:
- the pdxT gene encoding pyridoxal 5'-phosphate synthase glutaminase subunit PdxT: MLKTIGVLDLQGAVTEHLLALKALGVNAVSVKNAKDFDVLDGLIIPGGESTAIGRLIREKELETRLRSFHREKKAIFGTCAGLILCSTDESHATDDLRLGFIDMEVERNGFGRQVDSFETSLHFVGINQEVEAVFIRAPYIQSVGPNVKVLASINQKIVAAEQENVLVTAYHPELTEDHAVLNYFLNKIR; this comes from the coding sequence ATGTTAAAAACCATAGGGGTCCTCGATCTACAAGGTGCCGTTACGGAACACCTTCTGGCCTTAAAAGCTTTAGGAGTAAATGCAGTATCTGTCAAAAACGCAAAAGATTTTGATGTTCTAGATGGCCTAATTATACCAGGCGGAGAATCAACAGCAATTGGTCGATTGATTCGAGAAAAAGAGTTGGAGACCCGTCTGCGTTCTTTCCATAGAGAAAAAAAAGCCATTTTTGGAACCTGTGCGGGTCTTATACTCTGCAGTACGGATGAAAGTCATGCCACGGACGATCTGCGTTTGGGTTTTATTGATATGGAAGTAGAACGGAATGGTTTTGGAAGACAAGTAGACAGCTTTGAAACTTCTCTTCATTTTGTAGGTATCAATCAAGAAGTCGAAGCGGTGTTTATCCGTGCTCCTTACATTCAATCTGTCGGACCAAATGTAAAAGTTCTAGCTTCTATCAATCAAAAAATTGTAGCTGCAGAGCAAGAAAACGTACTGGTGACGGCTTATCACCCTGAACTAACTGAAGATCATGCTGTCTTGAACTACTTTTTAAATAAGATTCGTTAA
- a CDS encoding PTS transporter subunit EIIB produces the protein MAKKNINNVIHCVTRLRFYLKDDTQANEDELTHLTGVLSVANAGGQYQIVIGAAVEDIYKEVISQMDLSDDQSNIMETAGTLSEDSTSFERIKHSGDQLIEIITGSVMPIINLLADSGIIKSLLAVLTASNLVSATGNVYLIVSAMADAVFYFLPILIGFNAAKRLGGNPLLTAVIGGIIIHPTVLEAANNDLNILSIGTFSFPYVACFLWHY, from the coding sequence GTGGCAAAAAAAAACATTAATAACGTTATCCATTGTGTAACGCGTCTTCGTTTTTATTTAAAAGATGACACCCAAGCAAATGAAGATGAGTTAACTCACTTAACAGGGGTTTTGAGTGTAGCAAACGCTGGTGGTCAATACCAAATAGTCATCGGAGCAGCAGTCGAGGATATCTATAAAGAGGTTATTTCTCAGATGGACCTTTCTGATGACCAATCCAACATTATGGAAACTGCAGGCACTTTATCTGAAGATAGCACGTCTTTTGAAAGAATCAAACATAGCGGTGATCAATTGATCGAAATTATAACTGGTTCAGTGATGCCTATCATCAATTTACTTGCTGATTCAGGAATCATCAAGAGTCTTCTGGCTGTATTGACTGCTTCAAATCTGGTTTCTGCTACTGGAAATGTTTATTTAATCGTTAGCGCAATGGCTGATGCAGTCTTTTATTTTCTGCCAATCCTTATCGGTTTTAATGCTGCCAAACGTTTAGGTGGGAATCCCCTGTTAACGGCCGTAATCGGCGGAATCATTATTCACCCCACTGTCCTTGAAGCTGCTAATAATGACCTGAACATCTTATCTATTGGAACATTTAGTTTCCCATATGTCGCTTGCTTTTTGTGGCATTACTGA
- a CDS encoding GntR family transcriptional regulator gives MNKWSINQAHSMPLYQKIMLLTEEKIKSGELKPGTRLPSERKLAEYLKVNRSTVIHAMEELTAQGVLARKKGSGTYVNPDKWGLQTKSLINWGTSLTTDSFKKKVTINRLLPDLGSRNRTESLTYPTETCLQIYCRNFSHPVYPGKN, from the coding sequence ATGAACAAATGGAGTATTAATCAAGCTCATAGCATGCCTTTATATCAAAAAATCATGTTGTTAACGGAAGAGAAAATTAAGTCTGGTGAATTAAAACCTGGAACCCGTTTGCCTTCGGAAAGAAAGTTAGCTGAGTATCTGAAAGTAAATCGATCTACTGTCATCCACGCAATGGAGGAATTGACAGCCCAAGGAGTACTGGCAAGAAAAAAAGGGAGTGGGACCTATGTGAACCCAGACAAATGGGGATTGCAAACAAAATCTTTGATCAACTGGGGTACTTCACTCACTACTGATAGTTTTAAAAAAAAAGTGACTATCAACAGACTGTTGCCAGATTTAGGGAGCAGAAACAGGACAGAGTCATTGACTTATCCAACGGAAACTTGCCTGCAGATTTATTGCCGGAACTTCAGTCACCCAGTTTATCCTGGAAAGAATTAA
- the pdxS gene encoding pyridoxal 5'-phosphate synthase lyase subunit PdxS, with amino-acid sequence MNENIIGSMRVKRGMAQMQKGGVIMDVVNAEQAKIAEAAGAVAVMALERVPSDIRKEGGVARMANPTIIEAVMNAVSIPVMAKARIGHISEARILEAMGVDYIDESEVLTPADDTFHLLKSEYVVPFVCGCRDLGEALRRIGEGASMLRTKGEPGTGNIVEAVRHMRKVNSQIRELSTKSYEELMTFAKEIGAPYELVKEVKQLGKLPVVNFAAGGVATPADAALMMSLGANGVFVGSGIFKSESPEKFAHAIVQATTNYEDYELLAELSKGLGEPMKGIEISQLLQSERMQERGW; translated from the coding sequence ATGAATGAAAACATTATTGGCAGCATGAGAGTTAAACGTGGAATGGCTCAAATGCAAAAAGGCGGAGTCATTATGGACGTGGTAAATGCTGAACAAGCTAAAATTGCAGAAGCAGCAGGAGCAGTTGCCGTCATGGCATTAGAACGCGTACCTTCGGATATACGCAAAGAAGGTGGAGTTGCCCGCATGGCCAATCCGACTATTATTGAAGCAGTCATGAATGCCGTTAGTATTCCTGTAATGGCTAAGGCACGTATTGGACATATTTCTGAAGCCCGTATTTTGGAAGCTATGGGAGTAGATTATATTGACGAAAGTGAAGTCTTGACTCCAGCAGATGATACCTTTCATTTACTGAAGTCGGAATATGTAGTGCCATTTGTCTGCGGCTGCCGAGACTTAGGTGAGGCTTTACGGCGCATTGGCGAAGGAGCATCGATGCTTCGAACTAAAGGGGAACCTGGAACTGGAAATATAGTGGAGGCCGTTCGCCACATGCGTAAAGTAAATAGTCAAATACGTGAACTTTCTACTAAGTCATATGAGGAGTTGATGACTTTTGCCAAAGAGATTGGAGCCCCTTATGAATTAGTAAAAGAAGTAAAACAACTTGGTAAATTACCAGTTGTAAATTTTGCTGCTGGAGGAGTGGCTACACCAGCTGATGCTGCTTTAATGATGAGTCTTGGAGCAAATGGTGTGTTTGTCGGTTCTGGTATTTTTAAATCCGAATCACCAGAAAAATTTGCTCATGCTATTGTTCAAGCAACTACGAACTATGAAGACTATGAATTGCTAGCTGAGCTTTCTAAAGGTTTAGGTGAACCGATGAAAGGAATAGAAATCAGCCAATTACTTCAATCTGAACGGATGCAGGAAAGAGGTTGGTAA
- a CDS encoding aminotransferase-like domain-containing protein, whose protein sequence is MPADLLPELQSPSLSWKELILQERKQSPDSEMHSLRESVQLHLKKTYQMEVPIEEIMITSGTQNALFLISQGLLKPGDAVGIEAPSHFYSLRLFQAAGLRIIPISMDTEGMTIKGLQEASINYPLKMIFLNPIFQNPTGLVMSAKRKTDILDYCLMKRIPIVEDDAYGALSFDQSVDNSPLKKMDQQQQVIYLGTLSKLAGNHLRIGWMVGPKNILKELADIRFQIESELSFLPQFMADHYLRIEMDEHQKKLKINLAERARMMEKWLRIEFGEDIEFLPAKGGFHLYCLFPKKTKAEVDNILQELLKKNIIFLEVQKFGDQKNGFRLSFAHFRENFV, encoded by the coding sequence TTGCCTGCAGATTTATTGCCGGAACTTCAGTCACCCAGTTTATCCTGGAAAGAATTAATCCTACAAGAAAGAAAACAGAGTCCCGACAGTGAAATGCATTCTTTAAGAGAAAGTGTTCAGTTGCATCTCAAAAAAACCTATCAAATGGAAGTTCCGATAGAAGAAATTATGATTACTTCTGGGACGCAAAACGCATTATTTCTCATTTCACAAGGATTATTAAAACCAGGAGATGCAGTTGGTATCGAAGCTCCTTCTCATTTTTATTCTCTCCGCTTATTTCAAGCAGCAGGTCTTCGTATTATACCCATTTCTATGGATACTGAAGGTATGACAATTAAAGGATTGCAAGAAGCGTCCATAAATTATCCGTTAAAAATGATATTCCTAAATCCTATTTTTCAAAATCCAACCGGATTGGTGATGAGTGCTAAACGAAAAACGGACATTCTTGATTATTGCTTGATGAAACGGATTCCCATTGTAGAAGATGACGCATATGGCGCCTTATCTTTTGATCAGTCAGTCGATAATAGTCCTTTAAAAAAGATGGATCAACAGCAACAGGTTATTTATTTAGGCACTCTATCCAAATTAGCTGGAAATCATTTGCGAATTGGTTGGATGGTCGGACCCAAGAATATATTGAAGGAACTGGCAGATATACGATTCCAAATTGAATCAGAGCTTAGTTTCCTACCTCAATTTATGGCCGATCATTATTTACGAATCGAGATGGACGAGCACCAAAAAAAGCTCAAAATTAATTTAGCGGAAAGAGCTCGCATGATGGAGAAATGGTTAAGAATAGAATTTGGAGAAGATATAGAATTTTTACCAGCTAAAGGTGGATTCCACTTATACTGCCTTTTTCCGAAAAAAACAAAAGCAGAAGTAGACAATATTTTGCAAGAGCTACTGAAAAAAAATATTATTTTTTTGGAAGTACAAAAATTCGGTGACCAAAAGAATGGATTCCGACTTAGTTTTGCTCATTTCAGGGAAAATTTTGTCTGA